The window aggcgagaaatgaatcgacttagggcggccaagcaaccagtaagcttctggacatcatgcacatgcacggggcgtttcatccgaagtatagcgcctactttctctgggttagcatcgattcctcgttcggaaacaagaaaaccgagtaactttctgcctggaactccaaacgtgcactttgatggattgagcttgatatcataccttctgaggttggcaaaggttaggGCGAGGTCGGttagcaggtcagaacctttacgtgacttgaccacaatgtcatccatgtatgcttccacattccgactgatctgagtgagcaggcacttctgaatcattcgcataaatgtggctccggcgttcttcaagccgaatggcattgtgacataacagaagcacccgaatggggtgataaaagctgtctttatttcatcgggtccgtacagacggatctggtggtacccggagtaggcatccaaaaaggacaaacgctcgcacccagcagtcgagtcgactatctgatcgatgcgagggagagggaagtgatctttcgggcaggcccgattgatatgcttgaaatcgatgcacatgcggagtgagtcatctttctttgggaccatgacaacattggctaaccactcggagtggtaaatctctcggataaactcagctgccaaaagctgagccacctcttcaccgattgcttttcttttctggatggcggaccgccgaagatgctctttgactggtttcactttcgggtcgactcacaaacgatgctcagccagtcccctgggaacacctggcatgtcagaaggcctccatgcaaagatgtcccagttctcacgaaggaactggatgggcgcttcttcctatttggagtcgagtgtggtcgaaatgtgggtcggagccgcattggggtctgtcgggtgaatgtgaacagacttcgtctcgccagacgacttgaatgctgaatccgtggctggcttcttggctcgcaacaagtcacttgggtcagcatttttctggtattcttgcaattctgccacggccatctgggcatcggtgatctttgagcccttctggaaacactcttctgcctttttctgattaccagagatagtgatcacccctctgggaccaggcatattcagtttgaggtacacgtaacaaggtcgagccatgaaccgtgcataagctggcctgcccagaattgcatgatacgcactctgaaaatccacgacttcaaacgtcaacttctctttgcggtaatttttggcatcaccgaaaaacacgtcgagtgcaatctgaccgagggacacaaccttcttgcctgggatgaccccatggaaactcatgcggctttcactgagtctggacatcggaatgcccattcctttcaatttTTCTGCGTAcagaatgttcaggccactgccaccgtccatcaggacctttgtcagtcgagtgccttcgaccaccgggtcgaccaccagcgcttgcctcccaggggtggcgatgtgcgctgggtgatcagactggtcgaacgtaatggcagtctgcgaccatttcaagtaattgggtgtcgccgaagcgaccatgttcacttctctgttgatgactttcaatcgactcttgttttcaacatcagcaaaaatcatcagagtggaattcacgtgaggataaccatcatcatcttccccttcactctcagccttgtctgcctccttctccttttccttggattgtttctctcggaactgctggatcaggagccgacactgtcgagtggtatgcttcgggtaaatgaaattaccttcttcgtcttttttggtgtggatatggcacggcagatccaacgcatcatttccatcttgatcttttactttcttggggttccacggccctttgggcttccccttgaactttccttgaaccacagccaaggcctcacccggagcagctggttcggccttgcgtttttgtttccgactggagtttcctcctctggCTTCAtgggcgactgccttgtgcttgccgctccgcagtcgctcctcctcttcaccattggcatacttggtggcgatttccatcatccgagtcaaagtcatgttccctgtccgaccgaatttcagattcaactctcggtacctgacgccttccttgaaagcacaaattgcctgatgatcagacacatctttcaccgtgtggtgcagggtgatccacctctggatataatctctcaaagtttcattcggtttctggatgCAACACTGTAATTCCGTCaaacctgctggccgcttgcaagtaccctcaaatgttctgacaaacactcgggcgagatcttcccaagtatagatactgccaggcgccaactgattcagccacgccctagccgagccctccaacatcagaggaaggtgtttcatggccacctcatcatttccgccaccaatctggacagccactcggtagtcttcgagccaggtgtcaggcttggactctccggtgaacttactaactccagtcgccaacctgaagttggggggaatcactgcagctctgatagctctgctgaagcactctgggccagagacatgcaccctattgctggtttgcgggcctctgtcatggccatctcggtgagctctatttctgtcaaccaagccttgtacgagaatagatctcgcatcaaagcctggttccctggggtcgactggaatacctcttcTGACGCTGTTAGGGCGCTTGTCTTCATGTGGCcgcggcacgtatgacccactccttggaggaggcatGGGCACTCGATGGCGACCATCACGATCGGCTTGACGATCATACTGCTCCTGATTTTTGTACTGATCACGccgctctccacgtccctcacgcctcgggggcgatctcgggctatgggccgactggaccgtatctgcaaccacagatctgctatggatcctatcccgcgactgagacacggTCGTATTctactctcctgctgcccggagcaaggccctaATCTGAGccagacctcgaccagcttctgactgggaaggttgaattgactctgctatccgGGCCGCGGCTGCTAGGTTTTGGACcggtgttcggtatacctgagctggaggtggaaaaagttgacgTCGGCTGGACTCATGAGCACGTTGACGAGCGCGATCATCGAGTGCATGCTGTAGGTTCTCCAGCCAAGTGCTCTCAGCCAGATTGGCCAAGTGAGCCcgttccaaggcctgggcctcgggcgtttctccaacgataggaggatgcagggcatccatgtttcggcgacgaagttcttctctctgctgcgaggagagaggctcggggcggtactcctcgtgaacgtgcgatggatcgccgttcccgtcacctctgtcttcacgatcgaagccaggaggaccgcgtggtccattgaccatcaggacttccgctgtcgagtcattgctgccgcactcggatgcagtctctatggagccagtcgacaggtcgaacaggccgtagagagactcgtcgggctcgaGCGCCGCgatttgaggggtggccgactggcgggccaccgcatgcttcacccaccgttgaaccctcgaccggccggtgcgcttgttccggcgggtcgcagggagggggaaagccgtaggagtcgactggtactgggtcgacagttgccgcaggaggacgccgtggacgcacgcgtgaaagtgcgtcgccccacaggcggggagcgcatcgacgtcgagtggtgcctcctgaagccaagcggagtcgtcggcgacaaacacgagcgcaccgagacggatctcgcggccctcagccaaacctccgcctggaaccatgatgacgGGGATCGGAAAaactgcaacttctccaacaagtcgctaagacacctgccccacggtgggcgccaactgtcgtggatctaagactgacagtagaatggggggtaggtatgaggaggcaagatcctagctatggagtagttgtacgcacgagttttacgagttcaggcccttctcggaggaagtaacagccctacgtctcggtgccctgaggcggtcgactggattatacgtgtgtgtgtgtttacaaaagtgcgaacccttgtcccagaggagggaggtggcttatatagagtgcgccaggaccccggcttccctccgttacacagagttcaatgctcataaaggaaaggcgttacatgtaacgtctacagtaaatgtcataaatgctcataatgctatggtttaagtcttaactgttgcagagtggagggttcctcatcttctgctggtcgagtgtcttcaaggtagtcgagtgagcgcatctccacggtcgagtggatgatgatttctcttcgattgcttctgattctttgtaaagatgtccttggggagggtacgctGGACAGATTCATGACccaaccctaggtacatagcttcatcaggctgCACCGACCATATTAGATCTGACCGGAGGTGCCGCTAAGCAGTCCACCAGGTCCTCGACGCCGCCGCCAATCCAAAGCCGGATGACGCGCCGCCACAGCATAGACCGCCCGCCCAAGGAATTTTCAAGCTTTGTGTACCTTATAATAGTGACACCCATGGACGTGTCAAGTTGAGTGATACTAAGAGCTTGTTCGGAATCCTACCAGCTCCGCAAAATCCCGAGAGCTGCAGAGCCAGGAAGCAGGCGCTCCACGTTTTTCGCTCCGTGTTTTTCAACTGTAACCCCACCTGCTCCTGAAGTGGAGTTGTGGGGTAGAGGTACTCCGTACATGGCCTAATACTATTTAATCGTGGACGACATATATCCAGTTAATGAATGATTTGGTTGGTTAAGGAGACACAAAGCCTACCGAGAAGGAAACAAGTGGAAGAGTCTTTATTTGTCGTTGTATGAAGAAAATCAGATGCCACCTTGCTTAACACATTTTTCTGAATTAAAAGAATAATTTGATCAATATatctatattattattattattattattattattattattattattattattattacgtgGCAACGCACGGACATTCGGTTTTTGCCCGTAGCAACACACGAGCATTCTACTAGTTACAATCATATTCCGGTTTGGATAGAAATGGTTTTGGTACAACAAATTGATCCAGTACACGCTTGACAATCTCTGGACCAGTTTTCTATTTTTTCATTATTATATTTTCCTCGGATTTGCCTTCTCATTTAGATATGAGAATTACCAAATGATCATCTGGCTCCTAAGCAATTTGGTTTTACGTGAAGGTTCGTGtgatcttttcctttttttcttaatGATTTTTTCTTTTACTTTTGTACTTTTCATCGGACATGCGCACCCGATTTAAAAAAAACCCGAACGTGTGTGCACCCGTAGTTGCACATCTTTGCACAAATGCATATGCATCGCTAGGGGCGGTGCTAGGGGTATTTTTGGGTCTTCATGTGAATACCCATGATTTTTATAAAACAGTGTTAATTTTGGCAAAATAGTGACAACCTTCGAAAAATAACAATGATTTTGACAAAATAAATATGTATGAATATCCGGTTGCAAATTCCTGAAGCCGCCACCCGCGTGCAATTACAATTGCGCACAACCGACATGGCTCAACTGCATGTCCATCGGTTGCATGCAATTGCAATTGCATACATGCACATGTATGAGCGCATGCCAACCGGTCGCGTGCAACCATCCTTTCATGTGCAACTGTATGCCCACAGACCATATTCATTTATCTACATTCGATCAGATCCATTTAGACCTACCTAAATGTTGGGATGAGCAGCCTGTTCATCGTCCGATTAAAAAACTGTCATCCAACCGGCCTTTCTATGTCCAGTTCAAATGTCCAAACTGTCCGATACCCCTCAAACTCAGCCCATATATAAGATGGAGTATATGAGAAGGACCAGACACGGCTGTCATGTTGGTCTGGCCCACACTAGCACACCTCGTCCCCACCGAGTCCTCATAAAAATCCCACCGGATCCCCACTCGAAACCAAACCCTAGCTCACACACTCAccctctccgctcccaccgcacaCCCGTCTTGTCCCCCCTCGTCCCTTCCTTTCCCCACGCCACCATTGCCGGCTCTGGCAGCGAATCTGATATCATGGCAGACCTTGTCGATTGGGACGCGTGCTTCTTAGGGAGGATTCAAGCGATGCTCTGGGCGATGAGGAGTACACGCTCTGCATCGCCCTCCGCCATATGTGGATGGATATGTGCGGGAGCTTGAGCTTTTGCATCGTCCCAGGTTGCCAGCAAGGTAGGTCCACCCTTGTCCGCGCTCTGTGGCCGTTCCTGCTGGTCCCTGCTCCTCTCGGATGGCGCTGGGTTTTCGTCCTCGCACCGTCGAGCCCGTGGCGAAGTATGCGCGAATCGAAGAAGCAGGCTTCTCGTGGCGCGAGGCGACGAGCCGCGTAGAAGACGACAGAAGCCAGTCCTAGCTACTTTGACTGTGCTCGTGCATATTCGTGACCGTTGAGCCCGAGGGCAACCTTTTTCGCGATGTCACCCACCATGCGTTGGCCTTAGAGGAGACGGACGCGAGGAGGTGCCGCCACAAAAATGCCAAGGCACTTCGGCTGGCATCATGGAGTCGGAGCGCCTTGCGAAGGAGAAGGTGGCCGCCGCGGCAAGAGCCGCCAGCCTCGCCAAGGGCCAGGATCCTCTCCTCCTCCTTGTTGGACAGTGGTGCGACTAGCTAGTGATGACTCCTCTCTAACCGCCAACAAGTGCGCCGAAGACTACTAACGACGCTTTGGAGACTCCAAGGGGAGCTCGGCGAGAAAATGGTGAAATCCGGCGCCATCTCTCCGCAACTAAGCTATCTATCTAATTTTATTTTGGCTAAAATGTTTGCTATTACTATGTTGAAGTTTTATCTAAGATAATGTTGATCAAGTTGCATGAACTGTATGGATTTAAGAGGCGAAATATGAGATGGACAGTTGTGGAAGCAGAGAGACGAGGGATGGCCGGTCACTGTCCGTAGTCAGGGTCAAATTTGATTAGtcaggctgtagatgctcttagaacATTGATTAAACGCCAACTATCTTCTGATAAAAATGGTTTATTGTAGGATTTATCTAATTTTATTCTGGTCATCTGACCTGATAGTCACGCTCTGATGAAGCTCTCCTCTAAGGCCCGGCAAAAGCTTATCGCCAATCATCTTTCGCAACCAGCTACCCATCGTCGCTTTGATTATGCAGAAATGATTTCATTTCTAATGACAAAAATGCTTCTCTTCTACAGATTATTTTCGATGTACGCACTCGTTTTCTATGTGGTCTACGCTACAACAAGTGAAGTACCAACCGCTGTTCAAAGCGGTCTGTACGaggttggagcaggtggctacggaGGTATTTTTTCAACATGGTGGCGGCATAACCTCCGGATTGATCCACCAACAgtttcgacataggcatagtgtcagTCTATAAGACTACTGTTGCCGTTTTGCCGgtttagtttcattttttttacCAGACTTCCCGGGATTGGCTGTGTGCAACTTAGTTATGCAGAGGGCGAGTGTCACTCATAATGATTTAtatccgcttgatgctacatttcAGATAATAAAAGCGCCCTTTATAGGAAAAGCTACCCATCGTCGAGGTCGCCAAATCATGTTAAAGCAGAAGAAACCTCTGAGAGCCCCATATTGCTCAAAACAGAAGTGCTCTGTTTACTCATTACAGATGATGATGCCACCAGCCCCTGGTTAAGTAGTGCTGGAATACTAGATTCTTGAATGGCACATTCAGTTGGCTCTGACGCTATAGTGTAGTCTGCAATCTCACTTTGTGCTGCATCAACAGATTTGAGCAGCAAAACCTTTGGCCTGTTCGGATGCTCCCTAGCAGCCTTCTCCCATGTTCTTCTTGTTGTTGGAGTGACTCTAGGGTCAAGAGTGACCTCTTTGAGATGTTTGAGATATTCTATTTTGAGGTCAGAAAGGCCATGCAGATCTTTACAGAGCAGCTGGAGTGTGACAAGGAATGGCAGAGCCCCTTCTTCTATTGTAGGGAAAGTTGGACATTGCAGCTCCAAAGAAAGGCGTAGAAGCCTGCAGAACGCCTGGTCTCTTACGATGAACTTGTCAAGGTCATGAGCAACCAGTTTCAAGTACTGGAGGTAGCTCAAATTACTCAAAGCTTCAAGAACACCTGTCGTCAATTTGGTAGACGAAAGGCATAACTCCTTGAGGCCCCGAAGTGAAACAACAAACTGAGGCAGTGCAGCCAAGTCACCGTGCAATTTCAGTGAGCTGAGGTAGCAGGGTCCTTTTAAGGAATTCAGGAGCTCTTCACAGCATTTGCTGAAATGAAGCGATAAAGAGCGAGAACCAATATTTGCTTGCTTTTCATCCTCAATGAACTGCTGAATGGCCTCCTTAAGATCGGTTCGGTCAGCGCAGCCTGCAGGCGACTCACACAAAATCTTCAGCTTACTCAGTTTATTCATATAACCCATAAGATGCAGGAACCCTCCACTTCTGTCGGTAATAAATCCTGCTAGTGTTTCCAAGTTACTTTTTCCTTTGGAGAGAAACTCATGTACTTCACTTTTTGGCTTGACTATATCTGGAAGCTTAAACTTCCCAAATAAGTGAATTAAAGACGGCAACTGGAAGACTTCTACATGCAGTATATGTACCTTTGTTCTCCTTACATCAAGTGATACCAAAtgtttcagtttaacaatatctctTGGAATTGTGGTAACACCAGCCCCAAGGCTCAGATATTTTAGAAGCAGCAGGTTGCATATGTCTTTGACATGATCATCCTTCAACTCCTCACATTTTTCAAGATCCAATACTCGCAGAAGATGGTACTTGCTGAGGTCCAATACAGTTTGACTTGCCTTCCCGAAGATTGCTAGGGACCGGACAAGTGATAAATCAACATTGCTGAAACTGTCAGCATCTGTAGCAGAGCTCTCATGGAGAGAAAGCCGACGAACGTATTTGGGCTCTATCTTGTCATTGCAAAACAAAGTAACGAAGTTCTGAGAGACGGACATGTGCAAAATGAACTCACGCATCATGCCATATGTTTGACAAGTCTTCACATTATCATTGTTGCTCAAGTTGATTGGCTCAATGATGTTTCGGTCCATGAGGGCATTGAAAGCAGCTATGGGATCAGGGGAGCTCGGCGAAGGTTGCGGTTCCACAAATCCCTCAGCAAGCCATCGTCTCAAAAGACTTTTCTTCCTGATGGGACGATTACTTGGGAACATACCAAAATATAGCAAGCAGGCTTTGAGAGCATGGCTAGGCAGAGTGGTGTAGTTATGAATCAGCACACGTCGCATTTTTTCGAAGCTCTTGTCATTCTCCAGGTGATAACCTATCTGGGTGCAGACGTCTTCACAGCTAGGTCCTGTTGGCCAACCCTTTGCTTGCAAGAATTCACCTATTGTCACCAGCGCAAGTGGCTGGCCATCACATTTCTTCAAAACTTCTGCTGGATCAGGCTGCTTGTAACATGAATATTTGTCCGGACAAGCTTTCTTGGTCAACAACTGTTTTGAGCATATTTTATCAAGTCTGCTCATTTTGTGAACATAGCCATTACTAGAACTGCAGGCATTAGCTACTGACTGAATAGTAGTCGTCACCAGTATTCTGCTGCTAATATCCTTATCTGCTGGCAAGGCAGATTTGATGGTTTTCCATTGATCTTCTGTTCGAATGTCATCGATCACAATGAAATACCTGAAAGACAGATCATGAAGAAAAATAAGTAATACAGAAGCAAAAAATACAACCTTCCATTTATACCGCTCATTGGTAGGATTTGTCTCCATCCATTGTTTTTTGGGGTTTG is drawn from Triticum dicoccoides isolate Atlit2015 ecotype Zavitan chromosome 4A, WEW_v2.0, whole genome shotgun sequence and contains these coding sequences:
- the LOC119286541 gene encoding disease resistance protein RGA4-like → MEAALLGGFIKVILPRLFSLIDDKYKLHRGVKSDVKFLVKELRMIVGAIDDDELSDTSAAARLSIQDLRELAHGIEDCIDGLMYRATWEQQASFLRRSVRLRPPKALKTSAQLAREMQRLRQMAREAHERKQRYAADFPAGGQPSSSATPPVDESPSSPSDPRILDADLVGVDEPIAELLEQLAEVQPSRLKVIAVVGFCGLGKTALAAEVYNRETRSERFERHAWVYAALKSPREVLADLLRKLSSDAPSCQGKSVLETSDVGQLCAELKQQLVKKRYFIVIDDIRTEDQWKTIKSALPADKDISSRILVTTTIQSVANACSSSNGYVHKMSRLDKICSKQLLTKKACPDKYSCYKQPDPAEVLKKCDGQPLALVTIGEFLQAKGWPTGPSCEDVCTQIGYHLENDKSFEKMRRVLIHNYTTLPSHALKACLLYFGMFPSNRPIRKKSLLRRWLAEGFVEPQPSPSSPDPIAAFNALMDRNIIEPINLSNNDNVKTCQTYGMMREFILHMSVSQNFVTLFCNDKIEPKYVRRLSLHESSATDADSFSNVDLSLVRSLAIFGKASQTVLDLSKYHLLRVLDLEKCEELKDDHVKDICNLLLLKYLSLGAGVTTIPRDIVKLKHLVSLDVRRTKVHILHVEVFQLPSLIHLFGKFKLPDIVKPKSEVHEFLSKGKSNLETLAGFITDRSGGFLHLMGYMNKLSKLKILCESPAGCADRTDLKEAIQQFIEDEKQANIGSRSLSLHFSKCCEELLNSLKGPCYLSSLKLHGDLAALPQFVVSLRGLKELCLSSTKLTTGVLEALSNLSYLQYLKLVAHDLDKFIVRDQAFCRLLRLSLELQCPTFPTIEEGALPFLVTLQLLCKDLHGLSDLKIEYLKHLKEVTLDPRVTPTTRRTWEKAAREHPNRPKVLLLKSVDAAQSEIADYTIASEPTECAIQESSIPALLNQGLVASSSVMSKQSTSVLSNMGLSEVSSALT